In a single window of the Zea mays cultivar B73 chromosome 5, Zm-B73-REFERENCE-NAM-5.0, whole genome shotgun sequence genome:
- the LOC100217012 gene encoding putative protein of unknown function (DUF640) domain family protein isoform X2: protein MRPLSSTHHIYLPPLATCSPPLPAQSWDEFRSRPLASAPDPSSHPLLLADLVELVFALRGDRQVTERAMEVAGVVASAADSPGAAAARPSRYESQKRRDWHTFGQYLRNHRPPLELARCSGAHVLEFLRYLDQFGKTKVHAARCPFFGHPSPPAPCPCPLKQAWGSLDALVGRLRAAFEEHGGRPEANPFGARAVRLYLREVRDSQAKARGIAYEKKRRKRHPPAHRQPKQQQQQDGQHQHPSHAAPGTVAEPPAPHFLIPHAHFLHGHFLAPATEPIDPAAGGGGGTGDDIALAMAAAAEAHAAGFLMPLSVFN from the exons ATGAGACCGCTCTCCTCAACCCACCATATTTATCTGCCTCCTCTCGCCACATGCTCTCCTCCTCTGCCGGCTCAGTCGTGGGACGAGTTCCGATCCCGACCCCTAGCTTCCGCTCCCGATCCGTCGTCTCATCCTCTCCTACTTGCTG ATCTGGTCGAGCTCGTGTTCGCGCTTCGCGGAGATCGTCAGGTGACCGAGCGAGCCATGGAGGTAGCCGGCGTCGTCGCGTCCGCGGCCGACAGCCCTGgcgccgcggcggcgcggccgagCCGGTACGAGTCGCAGAAGCGGCGGGACTGGCACACGTTCGGGCAGTACCTGCGCAACCACCGGCCGCCGCTGGAGCTGGCCCGGTGCAGCGGCGCGCACGTGCTGGAGTTCCTGCGCTACCTGGACCAGTTCGGCAAGACCAAGGTGCACGCGGCGCGGTGCCCCTTCTTCGGCCACCCGTCCCCGCCGGCGCCCTGCCCGTGCCCGCTCAAGCAGGCGTGGGGCAGCCTGGACGCGCTCGTCGGCCGCCTGCGCGCCGCGTTCGAGGAGCACGGGGGCCGGCCCGAGGCCAACCCCTTCGGCGCGCGCGCCGTCAGGCTTTACCTCCGCGAGGTCCGCGACAGCCAGGCCAAGGCGCGCGGCATCGCCTACGAGAAGAAGCGCCGCAAGCGCCACCCGCCGGCGCACCGCCAGcccaagcagcagcagcagcaggacggCCAGCACCAGCACCCGTCGCACGCCGCGCCGGGCACGGTGGCCGAGCCGCCGGCGCCGCACTTCTTGATCCCGCACGCGCACTTCCTCCATGGCCATTTCCTGGCGCCGGCGACCGAGCCCATCGACCCGGCCGCGGGCGGAGGTGGCGGCACTGGGGATGATATTGCGCTGGCAATGGCAGCCGCCGCCGAGGCGCACGCGGCCGGGTTCTTGATGCCGCTGTCCGTGTTCAACTAG
- the LOC100217012 gene encoding putative protein of unknown function (DUF640) domain family protein isoform X1 has product MRPLSSTHHIYLPPLATCSPPLPAQSWDEFRSRPLASAPDPSSHPLLLAGMRRADLVELVFALRGDRQVTERAMEVAGVVASAADSPGAAAARPSRYESQKRRDWHTFGQYLRNHRPPLELARCSGAHVLEFLRYLDQFGKTKVHAARCPFFGHPSPPAPCPCPLKQAWGSLDALVGRLRAAFEEHGGRPEANPFGARAVRLYLREVRDSQAKARGIAYEKKRRKRHPPAHRQPKQQQQQDGQHQHPSHAAPGTVAEPPAPHFLIPHAHFLHGHFLAPATEPIDPAAGGGGGTGDDIALAMAAAAEAHAAGFLMPLSVFN; this is encoded by the exons ATGAGACCGCTCTCCTCAACCCACCATATTTATCTGCCTCCTCTCGCCACATGCTCTCCTCCTCTGCCGGCTCAGTCGTGGGACGAGTTCCGATCCCGACCCCTAGCTTCCGCTCCCGATCCGTCGTCTCATCCTCTCCTACTTGCTG GCATGCGTCGTGCAGATCTGGTCGAGCTCGTGTTCGCGCTTCGCGGAGATCGTCAGGTGACCGAGCGAGCCATGGAGGTAGCCGGCGTCGTCGCGTCCGCGGCCGACAGCCCTGgcgccgcggcggcgcggccgagCCGGTACGAGTCGCAGAAGCGGCGGGACTGGCACACGTTCGGGCAGTACCTGCGCAACCACCGGCCGCCGCTGGAGCTGGCCCGGTGCAGCGGCGCGCACGTGCTGGAGTTCCTGCGCTACCTGGACCAGTTCGGCAAGACCAAGGTGCACGCGGCGCGGTGCCCCTTCTTCGGCCACCCGTCCCCGCCGGCGCCCTGCCCGTGCCCGCTCAAGCAGGCGTGGGGCAGCCTGGACGCGCTCGTCGGCCGCCTGCGCGCCGCGTTCGAGGAGCACGGGGGCCGGCCCGAGGCCAACCCCTTCGGCGCGCGCGCCGTCAGGCTTTACCTCCGCGAGGTCCGCGACAGCCAGGCCAAGGCGCGCGGCATCGCCTACGAGAAGAAGCGCCGCAAGCGCCACCCGCCGGCGCACCGCCAGcccaagcagcagcagcagcaggacggCCAGCACCAGCACCCGTCGCACGCCGCGCCGGGCACGGTGGCCGAGCCGCCGGCGCCGCACTTCTTGATCCCGCACGCGCACTTCCTCCATGGCCATTTCCTGGCGCCGGCGACCGAGCCCATCGACCCGGCCGCGGGCGGAGGTGGCGGCACTGGGGATGATATTGCGCTGGCAATGGCAGCCGCCGCCGAGGCGCACGCGGCCGGGTTCTTGATGCCGCTGTCCGTGTTCAACTAG
- the LOC100217012 gene encoding putative protein of unknown function (DUF640) domain family protein, translated as MRRADLVELVFALRGDRQVTERAMEVAGVVASAADSPGAAAARPSRYESQKRRDWHTFGQYLRNHRPPLELARCSGAHVLEFLRYLDQFGKTKVHAARCPFFGHPSPPAPCPCPLKQAWGSLDALVGRLRAAFEEHGGRPEANPFGARAVRLYLREVRDSQAKARGIAYEKKRRKRHPPAHRQPKQQQQQDGQHQHPSHAAPGTVAEPPAPHFLIPHAHFLHGHFLAPATEPIDPAAGGGGGTGDDIALAMAAAAEAHAAGFLMPLSVFN; from the coding sequence ATGCGTCGTGCAGATCTGGTCGAGCTCGTGTTCGCGCTTCGCGGAGATCGTCAGGTGACCGAGCGAGCCATGGAGGTAGCCGGCGTCGTCGCGTCCGCGGCCGACAGCCCTGgcgccgcggcggcgcggccgagCCGGTACGAGTCGCAGAAGCGGCGGGACTGGCACACGTTCGGGCAGTACCTGCGCAACCACCGGCCGCCGCTGGAGCTGGCCCGGTGCAGCGGCGCGCACGTGCTGGAGTTCCTGCGCTACCTGGACCAGTTCGGCAAGACCAAGGTGCACGCGGCGCGGTGCCCCTTCTTCGGCCACCCGTCCCCGCCGGCGCCCTGCCCGTGCCCGCTCAAGCAGGCGTGGGGCAGCCTGGACGCGCTCGTCGGCCGCCTGCGCGCCGCGTTCGAGGAGCACGGGGGCCGGCCCGAGGCCAACCCCTTCGGCGCGCGCGCCGTCAGGCTTTACCTCCGCGAGGTCCGCGACAGCCAGGCCAAGGCGCGCGGCATCGCCTACGAGAAGAAGCGCCGCAAGCGCCACCCGCCGGCGCACCGCCAGcccaagcagcagcagcagcaggacggCCAGCACCAGCACCCGTCGCACGCCGCGCCGGGCACGGTGGCCGAGCCGCCGGCGCCGCACTTCTTGATCCCGCACGCGCACTTCCTCCATGGCCATTTCCTGGCGCCGGCGACCGAGCCCATCGACCCGGCCGCGGGCGGAGGTGGCGGCACTGGGGATGATATTGCGCTGGCAATGGCAGCCGCCGCCGAGGCGCACGCGGCCGGGTTCTTGATGCCGCTGTCCGTGTTCAACTAG